From a region of the Methanobrevibacter thaueri genome:
- a CDS encoding nascent polypeptide-associated complex protein: MIPGMNKKQMKQMERQMKKMGMKMEDLEGVKEVIIRFEDKELIIDNPSVSLMNVMGQETYQVDGKAREVELEYEIEIPDEDVEMVANTANVSEEEARAALEECKGDLAEAIMKLNQ, encoded by the coding sequence ATGATACCTGGTATGAACAAAAAGCAAATGAAGCAAATGGAAAGACAAATGAAAAAAATGGGTATGAAAATGGAAGACCTTGAAGGGGTTAAGGAAGTAATTATCCGTTTTGAAGATAAAGAGCTAATCATTGATAATCCTAGTGTAAGTTTAATGAATGTAATGGGCCAAGAAACCTACCAAGTGGACGGTAAGGCCCGTGAAGTCGAATTGGAATACGAAATTGAAATTCCTGATGAGGACGTTGAAATGGTTGCAAATACAGCCAATGTGTCTGAAGAGGAAGCAAGAGCTGCCCTTGAGGAATGTAAAGGGGACCTTGCAGAAGCGATAATGAAATTAAATCAATAG
- a CDS encoding aldo/keto reductase, giving the protein MSKLGMGLMRLPLMDENDQTSIDYEEVNKMVDAYMDAGFDYFDTAFVYHEGVGEAAFRKCVVERYPRESFKIATKLPLFVITEESQLEPIFAQQLENCGVDYIDYYMLHNVSGFTENAWKNVDLYSFIQKKKEEGYIKHIGISTHGNAEFLEEILFEHPELEFVLLQINYLDWEDEGIESRKCLEVARKYNKQVMIMEPYKGGFLADVPEEAEKIMKDYNPDRSVVSWAMRFVANIEDVEVVLTGASNLEQLESNIQEFNDTDPLNDEEMEIISQVSEIINSNITVDCTKCRYCVDTCPEDIDIAKIFDLYNKHKLLETDEWTQFGNAYLNYTKLDGVGIASDCIECENCIEECPQQINIPEVLKDVAKTFETEIYGFTD; this is encoded by the coding sequence ATGTCAAAATTAGGTATGGGTTTAATGAGACTTCCATTAATGGATGAGAACGATCAAACTAGCATTGATTATGAAGAGGTAAACAAGATGGTTGACGCATACATGGATGCGGGTTTCGACTACTTTGACACAGCATTTGTCTACCATGAAGGTGTCGGTGAGGCAGCATTCAGAAAATGCGTCGTTGAAAGATATCCTCGCGAATCATTTAAGATAGCAACCAAGCTGCCATTGTTTGTGATTACTGAGGAATCACAGTTGGAGCCGATTTTTGCACAGCAGCTTGAAAACTGTGGCGTGGACTACATTGACTATTACATGCTCCACAATGTCAGCGGTTTCACTGAAAACGCTTGGAAAAACGTTGATTTATACTCTTTCATTCAAAAGAAAAAGGAAGAAGGTTACATCAAGCATATAGGAATCTCCACTCATGGAAATGCAGAATTCCTGGAGGAAATATTATTCGAACATCCTGAACTTGAATTTGTCCTCCTTCAGATAAACTACCTTGACTGGGAAGATGAAGGAATCGAATCAAGGAAATGTCTGGAGGTTGCAAGAAAATACAATAAGCAAGTAATGATTATGGAACCTTACAAAGGAGGATTTTTGGCGGATGTGCCTGAAGAGGCTGAAAAGATAATGAAGGACTATAATCCGGACAGGTCAGTCGTTTCATGGGCAATGAGATTTGTGGCCAATATTGAAGATGTTGAGGTTGTATTGACAGGCGCAAGCAACCTGGAGCAGCTCGAAAGCAATATCCAGGAATTCAACGATACGGACCCATTGAACGATGAGGAAATGGAAATAATCTCCCAGGTTTCCGAAATAATCAACAGCAACATCACAGTGGACTGCACAAAATGCAGGTACTGTGTTGACACTTGTCCGGAGGACATTGACATTGCAAAAATATTCGATTTGTACAACAAGCATAAGCTTTTAGAAACGGACGAGTGGACACAATTCGGAAACGCGTACCTGAACTATACCAAACTGGACGGCGTAGGAATCGCTTCTGATTGCATCGAATGTGAAAACTGCATCGAGGAATGCCCGCAGCAGATCAATATTCCTGAAGTTCTAAAGGATGTTGCCAAGACTTTCGAAACCGAAATCTATGGATTCACCGATTAA
- a CDS encoding acyltransferase, whose product MTVAKSKRIFYFDALRTLAILSVIIVHVYAVTRIHVMADYGMIPSLRWIFSQIAGNCFRIGVPLFLMLAGALSLGRVWSIRDFLGKRIPRIVGPFLFWSLVTGSVAVIISYYFGFPFVNSFDMNSILEFFEGVFMATSPGFSPYWFFWMILGTYLIMPIFNKWLLHSELVEAEYFLAFWLITCLFDFTWNATFPIKLSYFTSPIGLSVAGYYLRHTERKILNNPYFALSMVIITVIATVIALTYLSSASEMYIFHRYSFPLAILVMSVFLLFKNFNKFNINLDFNEKVTKTVKGIIFAIAKYSYGIYLIQGLFLCIYVKIIPYTGFYSNFIIVFLLIVLSSMITMYILDKVPYVNRVIGAK is encoded by the coding sequence ATGACAGTTGCAAAATCAAAGAGAATATTCTATTTCGATGCGCTGAGAACACTGGCCATTCTTTCGGTAATCATTGTTCATGTTTATGCCGTGACAAGAATACATGTCATGGCGGACTACGGCATGATTCCGTCCTTAAGATGGATTTTCTCTCAGATTGCCGGAAACTGCTTTAGAATTGGAGTTCCCTTATTCCTGATGCTTGCCGGAGCGTTGTCTTTAGGAAGGGTCTGGTCGATTAGGGATTTCCTGGGCAAGAGGATTCCGCGCATCGTCGGCCCGTTCCTATTCTGGAGTCTTGTAACCGGATCCGTTGCGGTAATAATATCATATTATTTCGGATTCCCCTTCGTCAATAGCTTTGATATGAATTCAATATTGGAGTTCTTTGAAGGCGTTTTCATGGCAACTTCGCCGGGATTTTCACCGTACTGGTTCTTCTGGATGATTCTGGGAACATATCTGATTATGCCGATATTCAACAAGTGGCTGTTGCATTCCGAACTTGTAGAGGCGGAATACTTTTTGGCCTTTTGGCTGATTACCTGCCTTTTTGATTTCACTTGGAATGCCACATTTCCAATCAAGCTATCATATTTCACAAGTCCTATTGGATTGTCAGTTGCAGGATATTATTTGAGGCATACGGAAAGGAAAATATTGAACAATCCGTATTTTGCATTGTCAATGGTTATTATCACAGTTATAGCTACAGTAATTGCATTAACTTACTTGTCATCAGCTTCAGAGATGTATATCTTCCACAGGTACTCATTTCCGTTGGCCATCTTGGTGATGAGTGTATTTCTATTGTTTAAGAATTTCAATAAGTTCAACATAAATCTCGATTTCAATGAAAAAGTGACAAAAACGGTTAAGGGAATAATTTTTGCCATTGCCAAGTACAGCTATGGAATCTACTTGATTCAAGGATTATTCTTATGCATTTATGTAAAAATTATACCATACACAGGGTTTTACAGTAATTTTATAATTGTATTCCTGTTAATTGTTTTAAGTTCAATGATAACCATGTATATTTTAGATAAAGTCCCATATGTCAATAGGGTCATTGGGGCAAAATAA
- a CDS encoding metallophosphoesterase family protein: MTLIAHISDLHVSKSEFDEGILMDAITEINNLEPDMIILTGDITNNGYLVEFEQAKKYLEMFEAPLFAIPGNHDSRNIGYQTFEEIIGERSWKLTMDEEFTVIGLDSSSPDESRGHIGNPQHMWLEHQLDECVINENFTIVALHHHVVPIPQTGRERNVLSDAGDILKTLTTHEVDLVLSGHKHVSNIWKINDTLIVNAGSLCSTKLRGRNKNSYNVYNITDTEIEIFLNEVNGEKFLFGKYPRNEL, translated from the coding sequence ATGACTTTGATTGCACACATCTCTGATTTGCACGTTTCCAAATCAGAATTTGATGAAGGAATACTGATGGATGCCATCACCGAAATAAATAATCTTGAACCTGACATGATTATTTTAACCGGGGACATTACAAACAACGGGTATCTTGTGGAATTTGAACAGGCCAAAAAATACCTTGAAATGTTTGAGGCGCCATTATTTGCAATTCCCGGAAACCATGATTCCCGCAATATAGGTTACCAAACCTTTGAGGAGATAATCGGTGAGAGAAGCTGGAAACTGACAATGGATGAGGAATTCACAGTCATAGGATTGGACAGCAGTTCTCCGGATGAGAGCAGAGGACACATTGGAAATCCCCAACACATGTGGCTGGAACATCAGTTGGATGAATGTGTAATTAATGAAAACTTTACCATTGTGGCACTGCATCATCATGTGGTCCCAATCCCTCAAACAGGCAGGGAACGCAATGTCCTGTCAGATGCAGGAGACATTCTAAAGACCCTGACAACACATGAGGTTGACCTGGTGCTGTCCGGGCACAAGCACGTCTCAAACATCTGGAAAATCAATGACACACTGATTGTCAATGCAGGATCATTGTGCTCAACTAAGCTAAGGGGAAGAAATAAAAACTCATATAACGTTTATAACATTACAGACACCGAAATTGAAATATTCCTGAATGAAGTAAACGGTGAAAAATTCCTATTTGGAAAATATCCACGTAATGAATTATAA